One segment of Polypterus senegalus isolate Bchr_013 chromosome 8, ASM1683550v1, whole genome shotgun sequence DNA contains the following:
- the LOC120534558 gene encoding hyaluronidase PH-20-like, translating to MIFLPITEADLQIVPPLMNNVPFAFMWNAPTELCLKKYDIDLDLNYFHYVSSTLKTSTNQPVSIFYIDRFGSFPFIDRLTGKFYNGGLPQLGNLKDHHKKAAEDITFYIPSENAGLAVIDMEDWSPQWIRNWGIKNIYRNLSVSFAFQVDLTLTSDSAAQEIARKHFETAAKNYMKTSLMLGKSLRANRLWGYYLYPECYNYDYNQNPDNYSGKCPDIELKRNNDLQWLWQESSALFPSIYLEKILKNSYSATLFVRNRVLEAMRISLFPNRTNYSLPVYVYTRLVYTDSISTYLTEADLVSTIGESAALGAAGIVEWGDLNLTLSKDICSSLRTYIQVVLNPYVLNVTTASRLCSESLCGGEGRCVRRNMDSNTYLHLNSRNFQITRMVNGTLKVTGQLTKEDIQWEKAFLSRIIFTKAAFCSAENFALLPSA from the exons ATGATATTTCTCCCCATTACGGAAGCGGACCTTCAGATTGTGCCACCTTTAATGAATAATGTGCCATTTGCCTTTATGTGGAATGCTCCCACTGAACTGTGCTTGAAAAAATATGACATTGATTTAGACCTGAATTATTTCCATTATGTAAGCAGTACTTTGAAAACCTCAACCAACCAGCCAGTTTCAATATTTTACATAGACAGATTTGGGTCATTTCCTTTTATTGATCGCCTTACAGGGAAATTTTACAATGGTGGGTTACCACAACTTGGCAATTTGAAGGACCACCACAAAAAAGCTGCAGAAGATATCACTTTCTACATTCCTTCTGAAAATGCTGGCTTGGCTGTAATTGATATGGAAGATTGGAGCCCACAGTGGATAAGGAACTGGGGTATCAAAAACATATACAGAAATCTTTCAGTAAGTTTTGCCTTTCAGGTAGACTTAACCCTCACTTCAGACTCAGCTGCTCAAGAAATTGCAAGAAAGCACTTCGAAACTGCAGCAAAGAATTACATGAAGACGTCATTAATGCTGGGGAAGTCCTTAAGAGCTAATCGATTATGGGGTTACTATCTATACCCAGAATGCTATAACTACGACTACAATCAAAACCCAGATAATTATTCTGGAAAATGTCCTGATattgaattaaaaagaaacaatgacCTTCAGTGGCTCTGGCAAGAAAGTTCAGCTTTATTCCCATCCATATATctggaaaaaatactgaaaaattccTATAGTGCTACCTTGTTTGTGCGTAACCGTGTCCTGGAAGCAATGCGCATTTCATTGTTTCCCAACCGGACAAATTACTCCCtccctgtatatgtatatacacgtCTTGTATACACGGATAGCATTTCAACGTATCTAACTGAG GCTGATTTAGTAAGTACAATTGGAGAATCAGCAGCTTTGGGAGCAGCAGGGATTGTAGAATGGGGTGATCTGAATCTGACATTGAGTAAG gATATCTGCTCATCTCTGAGGACTTACATTCAAGTTGTTTTAAACCCCTATGTGTTAAATGTGACCACAGCAAGTCGGCTTTGCAGTGAAAGTCTTTGTGGAGGGGAAGGCAGATGTGTTCGAAGGAACATGGACTCCAATACTTACCTGCACTTAAATTCACGCAACTTTCAAATTACAAGAATGGTCAATGGGACGCTGAAAGTAACAGGACAATTGACCAAAGAAGATATACAGTG GGAGAAGGCTTTTTTGTCTAGAATCATATTTACTAAGGCAGCCTTCTGTTCAGCTGAAAATTTTG